Part of the Methylorubrum populi genome is shown below.
GCAAGACGACGCTGGTCGACAAGCTGCTCCAGCAGTCCGGCACCTTCCGCGAAAACCAGCGGGTCGAGGAGCGGGCGATGGACTCGAACGACCTCGAGAAGGAGCGCGGCATCACGATTCTCGCCAAGGCGACCTCGGTCGTCTGGCAGGACACCCGCGTCAACATCGTCGACACTCCCGGCCACGCCGATTTCGGCGGCGAGGTGGAGCGCATCCTCTCGATGGTCGACGGCGTGATCGTGCTGGTCGACGCCGCCGAAGGCCCGATGCCGCAGACCAAGTTCGTGGTCGGCAAGGCGCTCAAGATCGGTCTTCGCCCGATCGTCGCGATCAACAAAGTCGATCGCCCGGACGCGCGCATCAACGAGGTCGTGAACGAGGTGTTCGACCTGTTCGCGGCGCTCGACGCCACCGACGAGCAGCTCGACTTCCCGATCCTCTACGGGTCGGGCCGCAACGGCTGGATGGCCGAATCGCCCGACGCCTCGCCGGATGTCGGCCTCGCGCCGCTGTTCGACCTCGTGCTCAAGCACGTGCCGCAGGCCCGCGTCGAGGAGGGGCCGTTCCGGATGCTCGGCACGCTGCTCGAAGCCAACCCGTTCCTCGGCCGCATCATCACCGGGCGCATCGCGTCGGGCACGGTCAAGCCGAACCAGTCGATCAAGGTGCTCTCGCGCGACGGCAAGGTCGTGGAGACCGGTCGCGTCTCGAAGATCCTCGCCTTCCGCGGCCTGGAGCGCGCTCCCATCGACGTGGGTGAGGCGGGCGACATCGTCTCCATCGCCGGTCTGCTCAAGGGCACCGTGGCGGACACCTTCTGCGATCCCGCCGTCAACGAGCCGATCCAGGCCCAGCCGATCGACCCGCCGACCGTCACCATGTCCTTCATCGTCAACGACTCGCCGCTGGCCGGCACCGAGGGCGACAAGGTCACGAGCCGCATGATCCGCGACCGCCTGTTCAAGGAGGCCGAGGGCAACGTCACGCTCAAGATCGAGGAAGCCGCCGACAAGGACTCGTTCTACGTCTCCGGCCGCGGCGAGCTGCAGCTCTCGATCCTGATCGAGACCATGCGCCGCGAGGGCTTCGAGATCGCGGTGTCGCGTCCCCGCGTCGTCCTGGAGAAGGACGAGGCCGGCGAGATCCTGGAGCCCGTCGAGGAGGTCGTGATCGACGTCGACGAGGAGTATTCGGGCGTCGTCGTGCAGAAGATGTCCGAGCGCAAGGCCGAGATGATCGAGATGCGGCCCTCGGGCGGCAACCGTCTCCGGCTCGTCTTCCACGCCCCGACCCGCGGCCTCATCGGCTACCAGGGCGAGCTGATGACCGACACCCGCGGCACCGCGATCATGAACCGCCTGTTCAAGGCCTACGAGCCTTACAAGGGCGAGATCGCCGGCCGCCGCAACGGCGTGCTGATCTCGAACGACAAGGGTGAGGCCGTGGCCTACGCCATGTGGAACCTCGAGGATCGCGGCCCGATGATGATCGAGCCCGGCGCCAAGGTCTATCAGGGCATGATCGTCGGCGAGCACAACCGCGAGAACGACCTCGAGGTGAACGTGCTCAAGGGCAAGAAGCTCACCAACATCCGCACCACCTCGAAGGACGAGGCGGTGCGCCTGACGCCGCCGATCCGGATGACGCTGGAAAAGGCGCTGGCCTGGATTCAGGACGACGAACTGATGGAAGTCACGCCGAAGTCGATCCGGCTGCGCAAGATTCATCTCGACCCGAACGAGCGCAAGCGCTTCGAGCGCTCGAAGGAAGCGCTGTCGGCCTAAGCGCCGCGTCCGGTTCGACGACAACGAGAAGGCTCCGGTGCGGCGAACGCACCGGGGCCTTTTTTCTTGGGCGTCCGTTGCCCGCAGGAACGCGTGCGGGCGGCGCCGGCTTCCCCCTCCCCGCCAGCGGGGCGAGGGGGGAATCGGTCCGGGCGGTGATCGCCCTAGCGCATCGTGCTGGATATCGGATCCAGCACGATGCGCTAGGGATCTGTTTTTGCATCATCTTTTTCCGAAAGCCGCACACCACCTTTCGGGATGATGCTCTAAGCGGCGCGAACCGTGTGGAGGAAGTGGCGGACCTGGCCGTCGAGATGTTCGGACTGGCGCGACAGTTCGGAGGCCGAGACCAGCACCTGGCTCGCCGCCGCCCCGGTCTCCTCGGCCGCCGCCGCGACGCGCGCGACGTTGCCCGTCACCGCGCCGGTGCCGGCGGACGCCTCGGAGACGTTGCGCACGATCTCCTGGGTCGCCGCCCCCTGCTCCTCGACCGCCGCGGCGATGGAGCCGGCGAGCCCATCGATCTCGCGGATGCGGGCCGCGATGTCGCCGATGGCCGCGACCGCCTGTCCGGTGATGGCCTGCACCTGCCCGATCTGGCCGGAGATCTCGTCCGTCGCCCGCGCGGTCTGGTTGGCCAGCTCCTTGACCTCCGAGGCGACGACGGCGAAGCCCCGGCCCGCCTCGCCGGCGCGAGCGGCCTCGATCGTGGCGTTCAGCGCCAGAAGGTTGGTCTGGCCGGCGATGGTGGAGATCAGCCCCACCACGTCGCCGATCTTGGCCGCGGCGACGCTCAGGTCCTGCACCAGTTGCGCGGTGCCCTCGGCCTCGACCACGGCGTTGCGCGCGAGCGTGGTCGAGCCGGTGACCTGCCGGGCGATTTCCTGCACCGAGGCGCCGAGCTCCTCGGCCGCCGCGGCGACCGTGCCGACATTCGTCGCCGCCTCTTCCGCCGCGGCGGCGGCGGCGTTCGACTGCGAGGCCGTCTGCGAGGCGGTGCCCTCCATGCTCTGGGCGGTCGCCTGCAGCTCGGTGGCGGCGGCGGAGACGGTGCCGACGATGCTGCTCACCGCCAGCTCGAAGCTGTCGGCCATCTCGCGCATCGCCGCCTTGCGCTGCGCCTCGGCGCCGGCCCGCGCCAGAGCGGTCTCCTCCTCCAGGGCCCGGGTACGGATCAGGTTGTCCTTGAACACCTGAACCGCCTTCGCCATCGCGCCGATTTCCTCCCGGCGCTCACGGAACGGGATCTCGACGCTCGCATCGCCTTCCGCGAGGCGGCTCATCAGCCCGGTCATCCGGCGAACCGGGCGCACGACGAAGCCGTGCAGCAGCAGAATGCCGAGGCCGGCAACGACCAGCAGCGCCGCGAGGCCGGCGGCGACGGCGAAGCGGGAGGCGGTCGCGGCCTCTTCGGCGATCCGCGCGCGCGTCTCCAGAAGGCCCGCCTCGGCGCCGGCCATCGCGGCGGCGATCCGGCGCACCGTGTCCATGGCGGTCTTGCCGGCACCGGAAGCCTCGATCCGGCGCGCCTGCTCCCGGGTCCCCTCGTCGCGCATCAGCGCGATCTCGCGCTCGGCGACGTCGCGGGTCCACTGGCCGGCGGCGGTGTCGAGCGCGTCGAGGCGGCGCAGCTGCTCGGCATTGTCGGCCACGAGGGTGCGCAACCGCCCCATCGTCTCACCGTAGGCGTTGGCTCCGGCATGATACGGCTCGAGAAAGGCGGAGTCGGCCGAGACGAGGTAGCCGCGCAGGCCCGTCTCGCGATCCACCATGCTGGCCGTCAAGCGGTCGAGTTCCAGCAGGACTTGGTAGGTATGGTCGCGCCAGCGGTTGGTTTCCTCGATCGTGCCGAGGCTACGCCAACTGATGATTGTGGAGCCGCAAACGGCGAGGATGACCAGTGCGAAGACGACGACGAGCTTTGCGATGATGGAGAGGTTGGCGATGGCACGCATGACGCTGATCCGAGAAGCGAATGCGCTGCCCTGCGGCGGCGCTTGATCAATTGATAAGTTTCGGCGCCTAAGGCCCCGTTAATCCGGTCTCGCGCGAGCAAATTGTGCGCTCGTGCCGCGTCGCGGCGGGGCCGAATTGCCTGATTCGCGCCGGTCACAGGATCACGCGATCCGACAGGCACAGGCCGGCTTAATGATTGTTTCCGCCGGCACAGTCCGGTCAAGCGACTGTCCGAACAGGGCTTTCAAGAACGGAAGAGGCGTGGCGGGAATATCTTGCCCGGCAATTCTTGCCCGGTGAGCGTAAAAATTAACCCCCCGGTAACCATCCCGGCGGTCAATGGGTGCGTCGGTAAGGAAACGTCAACGCCCGTGACCAGCCCCGCTCCCACCCGCCCCTCACTGCCCCTGCGAGGCCGCGTGTTCCGCGCCGTCTCGCTGGCGCCGGAAGCCCCCCTCGCCGATTGGCTCGCCCTTCTGGACGCAGCCCTGAAGCGGTCGGCCACGCTGTTCGACGACCGGGCCGTGATCCTCGACGTCGCCGGCCTCGACGCCGCGCCGTCCGAGTTGGAGAGCCTGATCGCCGAGCTGTCGGCCCGTAAGCTCCGCATCCTCGGGATCGAGGGTGCGACGGCCCCGCTGCCCTCGCTCCTGCCGCCGCGGCTCGTCGGCGGTCGCCCCGCCGGCGATGCCTTCGAGGCACCCGCCTTCGAGGAAGAGAAGCCGGGCGTGTCGTCCCTCACCATCGAGGGCTCGGTGCGCTCGGGACAGAGCATCGTCCACCGGGAAGGGGACGTGACCGTGATGGGCTCGGTGTCCTCGGGCGCCGAGATCCTCGCGGGCGGCTCCATCCACGTCTACGGCGCCCTGCGCGGGCGGGCCATCGCGGGCGCCGCCCGCAACCCCCGCGCACGCATCTACTGCCGCAAGTTCGAGCCCGAGCTTCTCGGCATCGACCGCCTCGTCCGCACGGCCGAGGACATGGGCACTCACCTGCGCGGCCAAGCGGTCCAGATCTGGTCCGACGGCGGCGCGATCAAAATTGCAGCCTTGGGTTAAGGGGAAACGAGAATGGCCAAGGTTCTTTGTGTCACGTCCGGCAAGGGCGGCGTCGGCAAGACCACCACGACGGCAGCGCTCGGTGCGGCGCTGGCGCAGGCCGGCGAGAAGGTCTGCGTGGTCGATTTCGACGTCGGCCTGCGCAACCTCGACCTGATCATGGGCGCCGAGCGCCGCGTGGTCTACGACCTGATCAACGTCACCAACGGCGACGCCAAGCTGCCGCAGGCGCTGATCCGCGACAAGCGCCTCGAGAACCTCTCGCTGCTGCCCGCCTCCCAGACCCGCGACAAGGACGCGCTCACCGACGAGGGCGTCGAGCGGGTGATGGGCGAGCTGCGTGAGAAGTTCGACTGGATCGTCTGCGACAGCCCCGCCGGCATCGAGCGCGGCGCCCAGCTCGCCATGCGCCACGCCGACGTCGCCGTCGTCGTCACCAACCCCGAAGTCTCCTCGGTGCGCGACTCGGACCGGATCATCGGCCTGCTCGATTCCAAGACCGTCCGCGCCGAGCGCGGCGACTCGATCGAGAAGCACCTGATCCTGACCCGCTTCGACCCGGCCCGCGCCGACCGCGGCGACATGCTCAAGGTCGACGACGTGCTCGAGATCCTCTCGATCCCGCTGCTCGCCATCATCCCGGAGAGCCTCGAAGTCCTGCGCGCCTCGAACGTCGGCTGCCCGGTGACGCTCAACAACCCGCTCTGCGCGCCCTCGCGCGCCTACATCGACGCCGTGCGCCGCCTCAAGGGCGAGACCGTGCCGATGGCGATCCCCTCCGACCGCAAATCCCTGATCAACAAGCTGTTCACACGGAGGGCCGCATGAGTGTTCTGACCTTCCTCAAACCCCGTGGCTCGGGCTCGGTCGCCCGCGAGCGCCTGCAACTGATCCTCGCGCACGAGCGCGCGGAAAACGGACGGCCCGACCTGATCATCACCCTGCGCGAAGAGATCCTGAACGTGATCGCCAAGCACGTCACGGTCGAGCGCGACAAGGTGCAGATCAAGCTGGATCGCGGCGAGGGCGTCTCGACGCTCGGCGTCGACATCGAATTCCCGGTCGATGCGGTCCTCAACCAGAAGCCGAAGGCCAAGCGCGCCAGCGCCTGAATTGGGATCTCGAAACCTCGCGGCCCGCGGCATCGGATCGATGCCGCGGGTTTTTTCTCGCCCGGGAGCGATCCAGGGCCGGATCGGGAAGGAGATCCGATCGCGCAACCGTTGCGCAGCGGCAACACAAATCGGCAGAGCGGACCGGCACAGGATAAGGACAATAGAGCCGCAGGCTGTTCGGCGCGCGATTCCGGAAGGACCCTCAACGACTTGTTTTGATCAAAAGCAATACTCTGGAATTCTTAAAAACTGATCCCTCAGACTTGCTCCACGCGACTTTTGCGCCTCCGATAGCAGCCACGAACGATGCGGTCGCGCGCGTTCACGAGGCTCGGGGCTGGTGGGGATGTCGGCGGGGTTGATCGAGGCTCTGCATCGGTGTGAGGGCGCGCGGCTGCAGCGCTTCCTGATGCGCCTGCTGGGCAATCCGGCCGACGCGGCCGAGGCCGCGCAGGAGACTTATCTGCGCCTCGTGAAGGCACTCGGCCGAACGGAGATCGAGCAGCCCCGCATCTTCCTGTTCTTCGTGGCACGCAATGTCGCGCTCAACCTCGGGGCGCGGCGCCGTCTCGAAAAGAGGCTGTTCTCCTCCCTGACGGATCTCGACCCGGCGCAGGTGGCGGACGAACAGGCACGGCCCGAGCAGCAGGTCATCGCGCGCCAGCAGCTGCGCCTCGTCGCGGACGCCATCGACCGGCTGCCGCCGCGCTGCCGCGAGGTGTTCCTGCTCAGCACCCTCGACGGCCTGCCCAACGGCGTCATCGCGGCCCGGCTGGGGATCAGCCGCAACATGGTCGAGAAGCACCTGATGAAGGCGTTCCTCCACACCCGCCGCACCTGCCGCGATTTTTTCTGAAGGCGGAGTGTCAGGGTTTGCCGGCCTCACCGGTCTTTATGAGAGGGACGGCGCTCGCGCCGGCCCGGCCGGGCATGCGAGACGAGAGCCGGCACGACCAACGTCAAGATCTACGGGATGAGCCAGCGCACGCCCCCGGACGCGTCGGAGGAGGCCGACGATCCGGTCCACGAGGAGGCCGCCCTCTGGGTCGCGCGCCTCTCCTCCGCGGATGCGACGGAGGCCGACCGCAGCGCCTTCGAGGCGTGGCGTGCGGCCGATCCCGCCCGCGCCGAGGCCTTCGCCGAGATGGAGGCGTGGCGCCGCACGATGCAGCGGGCGCCCGATCCGCGGCGGCGCGGGCCGCCGAAGGGCCTCGCGGCGCTCGCCGCCATCCTCGGCCTGGGCGCCCTGCTGGGTGATCCCCTGGGCTGGATCGACCGGATGCGGGCGGATGCCTGGACCGGGCGGGGCGGAATCGAGACGACCGTTCTCCCGGACGGAAGCCGGGTCGATCTCAACACCGATACGGCCCTGGCGCTGCGATTCACGGAGGCCGAGCGCGGCGTCGCCCTGCTGCGCGGCGAGGCGGTGTTCGATGTCGTGCCCGATCCCGGACGCCCCTTCGTCGTGCGCGGGAACGGGGTGCGGGCCCGCGCGGTCGGGACGCGCTTCTTCGTCCGGATCGATGCGGCGGCTCCGGTCGGCGTGGCCGAGGGCCGCGTCGATGTCGCGATCGGAGCCGGCGAGACGCGGCTGCGAGCCGGCGAGATCGCGGTTCGAGGCGACGACAGCCGGCCCGTCGCTCGGGCGGGCGACGTCGCGCGGGCGATCGCGTGGCGCGAGGGAAAGTTCACCGTCTCCGGTCAGCCGCTCTCCCAGGTTCTGAGCGAACTGGAACGCTACCGGCGCGGCCGCATCCTGTTGATGGATGCCGCGCTCGGCGGCCGCCGCTTCAGCGGCACGCTCGACCTGCGCGACACCGACGCGGCGCTTGACGTGCTGGCCGCGGCGATGGGGCTGCGCCTCACCCGGCTGACGCCGCTGCTCGTCCTCGTCCGCTAGCCCAAGCGGCATGTCGGCGAAGCCGCCATCCGCGACCGCGAGGGCCTCCGTCGGCGGTCGTGTGCGGCTCGCCGAGAAAAATCTTCGCGGCGGAGGTCAGGAGTTTCGCGGCTCGCCTGTCTATCGAAACAGGAGCGGCAAGGACCGCTCCCGGCCGGGGACAGGGGCACGGGACATGGTGGCGGGAGATCGACGCGAGGCGGCACGGGGCGTGCCGCATCTCGCCCTGGCGGGCGCATCGCTGATCGCCGTGACGGCCCTTGCGGGCGCCGGGGACGCGGCGCCGCTCTCCTCGGAACGGATCAGCCTCGTTCCCGTCACCGCCGACGTGCCATCCAGTTCGGGCGGAACGGATGCGGTGCGGATCCCGGTCGCGGTCCCGGCCGGGCCGCTCGAGCCGGCCCTGAAGGCCCTGGCCGGACAGGCCGGACTGACGCTCGCCTACCGAACCGCCCTGACCGAGGGCCTGACCACCAAGGGCGTCCGGGGTGCGTTCCGGCCGCTCGACGCGCTCGTCGAGCTGCTCGCGGGCACCGGCCTGACCTACCGGGCGGCGGGTCCCTCGACGATCACCCTCGTCAACCCGCGCTACGTCCAGCTCGGGGCCGAGCCGGCCTCCGCCGTCACCCTGGAGGAACTGGCGGTCGAGGGCCAGGCGGGGAGCGGCGCCCGCGCAGCGGGCCTGCCGCCGCCGACCGGGACGATCGGGCAGCCGCCGGTGCCGTATGCCGGCGGGCAGGTCGCGTCGGGCTCGCGCCTCGGCCTGCTCGGCAACCGCAACACCTTCGACCAGCCCTTCAACGCGACGAGCTACACCGAGAAGCTGATCCGCGACCAGCAGGCGCGCAACGTCCAGGACGTCGTCAACAACGACCCCTCGATCCGCACCAACGTGCCGGCCTTCTCCGGCATCCTCGGCTTCTTCATCCGCGGCTTCCCGGTCTTCGCCCAGGACATCGCCTTCAACGGCCTGTTCGGTGTCGCCGATTCCTTCAACCCGGCGATCGAGCCGATCGAGCGCGTCGAGGTGCTGCGCGGTCCCTCGACCCTGCTCTCGGGCGTGCCGCCCTTCGGCAATATCGGCGGCATCATCAACCTGATCCCGAAGCGAGCGCTCGAGGAGCCGCTCAACCGCGTCACCCTCGGCTACGCCTCCGACGCACAGGTCTACAAGGCGGTCGATATCAGCCGCCGCTTCGGCGCGGACAAGGAATGGGGCATCCGCTTCAACGGCGCGTTCAACAACGGCGCCACGCCGATCGACAACCAGAGCGTCCATTTCGGCACCGCCGCGCTCGCCCTCGACTATCGCGGCGAGCGCCTGCGGGCGAGCCTCGACCTCGGCTATCAGGAGCTCGACTTCCAGTCGCCGCTGCGCAACCGCAGCGTCGCGGCCGGCGTGCGCATTCCCCGCGCCCCCGACCTGACGCTCAACCAGCACCAGCCCTGGGAGTACCGCGACAGCGCCAACCAGCAGCTCGCGACCCGGGTCGAGTACGACCTGACCCCCGACCTGACCTTCTACGGCGCCTATGGCCGCTCGAACTTCCGGCAGGAATATTTCGGCGGCGTGCTGACGATCTTCAACGCGCGGGGCGATTACCGCGACCCGATCAGCTACCTGCCGATGCACATCGTCAACCGGACCGCCGAGGCGGGCCTGCGCGGCACGTTCGAGACCGGGCCGATCCGGCACAGCTTCGGCCTCGCCGCGGTCGGCTTCTGGCAGGATCTGGCCCAGCCGACGGCGCAGAATGTCGGCGCGCCCATCGTGTCGAACCTCTACGACCCGGTCATCGTCGCGCCGCGCTCGAGCGTCGGCCTGTCGAACGCGACGCCGCGCACGTCGAGCCGGATCAACCGCAGCATCGCCGTCGCCGACACGATGGCGCTCTTCGACGATCGGCTGCTCGTCACCGTCGGCGGGCGCTGGCAGAGCCTCGACGTGAATTCCTACAACCCCGTCACGGGTCTGCGCACCGGCGCCAGCGAGAGCGGCGCCTTCTCGCCGGGCGTCGGCGTCGTGGTGAAGCCGTGGGAGCGGCTCTCGCTCTACGCCAACTACGTCGAGGGCCTGACCTCGCCGGCCCCGCCGGTGAACGCCGTCAATGCCAGCGCCGCCTTCCCGGCCGCGGTCTCGCGGCAGACGGAAGTCGGCGCCAAGCTCGATCTCGGCACCGTCGGGCTAGGCTTTGCCGCCTTCGAGATCGAGCAGCCCTTCGACTTCCTCGATGCCCGCACCCTGGTCTTTTCGGTCGATGGGCGCCAGCGCAACAGCGGCGTCGAACTCACCGTGTTCGGCGAGCCCGTTCCCGGGGTTCGTGTGCTGGGCGGCGTCAGCCTGCTCGACGGGGTGCAGGTGCGGTCCCAAGATCCAAGCAATGTCGGCCGGGTCGCGGTCGGCGTGCCGGAGGTGCAGCTCAACCTCTACGGCGAGTACGACCTGCCGCCGAACCTCTTACCGGGCTTCCTGCCGGGCCTGACCCTGACCGGACGGGTGATCTATACGGCGGCGCAGTACTACGATCTGGCCAACAGCCAGAAGATCCCCGATTGGGCGACGCTCGATCTCGGCCTTCGCTATTCCACTCTGTTCCAGGACAGGCCGCTGACGCTGCGGGCGAACGTCGTCAACGTGACCGGCAGCAACTACTGGGCGACGACCGGGCGCGGCATCCTCGCCCAGGGGACGCCGCGGACGGTGCTGCTCTCCGCCTCGGTGGACTTTTGAGGGATCAGGCCCGCCGCGTCAGTCGGAACGCGGGGGCGTGGTCGGGCTGGGTCGTCACCACGGCCGCGGGCAGCACCGGGCGGCCATCGGCCCGCTCGATCCGGAAATGCCCGACGATGCGGCTCAGGGCGAGGGTCGCCTCGGTGAGCGCGAAGGCCGCGCCGATGCAGACCCGCGGCCCCGCCCCGAAGGGCAGGTAGGCGAAGCGCGGCACCGGCGGCGCGCCGGGCAGGAAGCGGCCGGGATCGAAGGCGTCGGGGTCGCGCCACAGCCGGCGGTGCCGGTGCAGCAGCCAGGGCGAGATCGTGACGCTGTCGCCGGCCGCGACCGGCTCCCCGCCGAGTTCGTCCGGGCCGACGGCGCGGCGGGCGAGCACGAAGGCGGAGGGGTAGAGCCGCAGGGTCTCCTCGATCACCGCGCGGGTGAAGGGTTTGTCCGCGCTCGCGGCCTCGGCGGCCACGGCGCCTTGCGCCTCCGGCGAGAGCGCGAGCAGGGTGCAGGCCCAGAGCAGGGTCACCGCCGTGGTCTCGTGCCCGGCCAGGATCATGGTGGCGACCTGATCGCGCAGCTCCTCGTGCGTGAAGCCCCGGCCGGTCTCCGGGTCGCGGGCGGCCCGCAGCAGGTCGAGCAGATCGCGGGCCTCGCTCTGATGCCGCTCGTCCTGCCCCTTGTCCCGGTCGGCGATGATCCCGTCGAGGAAGGCGACCCAGTCGCGCCGGAAGCGGGCGCGGGCCCGGTCCAGCGGCGTGGCGAAGCGCAGGGGGACGAGCAGGTCGGTGAGGTGCGGGCGCCCGAGCCGGGCGGCGTAGGCTTCGAGGAAGCCGCGCAGGCGGTCGCCGTGGTTCGCCATGCCGACGGAGAACATGGTGCGCCCGGCGATCTCCAGGGCGAGCCGCTGGAGCGCGGCGAACAGATCGACCGGCCCCCGCGCCGCCGGCCGTTCGAGGGCGGCGACCGCCTCGTCGCTGGCGGAGAGGATGTGGGGCACCAGCGTCTCCACCGCCCGCGGGGTGAAGGCCGGCGCCAGGGTGCGGCGCTGGTGGCGCCACGCCGTCCCCTCGCTGATGAGCAGGCCGTCGCCGAGCATCGGCCGCAGGATGCGGATGCTGATCGGGGTGCGGGCGTAGTTGGCGGCGTTGTCGACCAGCACGCGCCGCACGAGATCCGGATCGCTGACGGTGAAGCGGGTGCGCCCGAACAGCCGGCGGCGGCGCAGGGGGGCCTCGTAGGCGGAGGCCGGCCAGCAGAGGATGCCGTTGACCCGCATCGCCGCGATGAAGCGCAGGGTCGGCAATTCCCGCTCCGGC
Proteins encoded:
- the minD gene encoding septum site-determining protein MinD; translated protein: MAKVLCVTSGKGGVGKTTTTAALGAALAQAGEKVCVVDFDVGLRNLDLIMGAERRVVYDLINVTNGDAKLPQALIRDKRLENLSLLPASQTRDKDALTDEGVERVMGELREKFDWIVCDSPAGIERGAQLAMRHADVAVVVTNPEVSSVRDSDRIIGLLDSKTVRAERGDSIEKHLILTRFDPARADRGDMLKVDDVLEILSIPLLAIIPESLEVLRASNVGCPVTLNNPLCAPSRAYIDAVRRLKGETVPMAIPSDRKSLINKLFTRRAA
- the minC gene encoding septum site-determining protein MinC, whose product is MFRAVSLAPEAPLADWLALLDAALKRSATLFDDRAVILDVAGLDAAPSELESLIAELSARKLRILGIEGATAPLPSLLPPRLVGGRPAGDAFEAPAFEEEKPGVSSLTIEGSVRSGQSIVHREGDVTVMGSVSSGAEILAGGSIHVYGALRGRAIAGAARNPRARIYCRKFEPELLGIDRLVRTAEDMGTHLRGQAVQIWSDGGAIKIAALG
- a CDS encoding RNA polymerase sigma factor; amino-acid sequence: MSAGLIEALHRCEGARLQRFLMRLLGNPADAAEAAQETYLRLVKALGRTEIEQPRIFLFFVARNVALNLGARRRLEKRLFSSLTDLDPAQVADEQARPEQQVIARQQLRLVADAIDRLPPRCREVFLLSTLDGLPNGVIAARLGISRNMVEKHLMKAFLHTRRTCRDFF
- a CDS encoding TonB-dependent receptor yields the protein MVAGDRREAARGVPHLALAGASLIAVTALAGAGDAAPLSSERISLVPVTADVPSSSGGTDAVRIPVAVPAGPLEPALKALAGQAGLTLAYRTALTEGLTTKGVRGAFRPLDALVELLAGTGLTYRAAGPSTITLVNPRYVQLGAEPASAVTLEELAVEGQAGSGARAAGLPPPTGTIGQPPVPYAGGQVASGSRLGLLGNRNTFDQPFNATSYTEKLIRDQQARNVQDVVNNDPSIRTNVPAFSGILGFFIRGFPVFAQDIAFNGLFGVADSFNPAIEPIERVEVLRGPSTLLSGVPPFGNIGGIINLIPKRALEEPLNRVTLGYASDAQVYKAVDISRRFGADKEWGIRFNGAFNNGATPIDNQSVHFGTAALALDYRGERLRASLDLGYQELDFQSPLRNRSVAAGVRIPRAPDLTLNQHQPWEYRDSANQQLATRVEYDLTPDLTFYGAYGRSNFRQEYFGGVLTIFNARGDYRDPISYLPMHIVNRTAEAGLRGTFETGPIRHSFGLAAVGFWQDLAQPTAQNVGAPIVSNLYDPVIVAPRSSVGLSNATPRTSSRINRSIAVADTMALFDDRLLVTVGGRWQSLDVNSYNPVTGLRTGASESGAFSPGVGVVVKPWERLSLYANYVEGLTSPAPPVNAVNASAAFPAAVSRQTEVGAKLDLGTVGLGFAAFEIEQPFDFLDARTLVFSVDGRQRNSGVELTVFGEPVPGVRVLGGVSLLDGVQVRSQDPSNVGRVAVGVPEVQLNLYGEYDLPPNLLPGFLPGLTLTGRVIYTAAQYYDLANSQKIPDWATLDLGLRYSTLFQDRPLTLRANVVNVTGSNYWATTGRGILAQGTPRTVLLSASVDF
- a CDS encoding FecR family protein, which produces MSQRTPPDASEEADDPVHEEAALWVARLSSADATEADRSAFEAWRAADPARAEAFAEMEAWRRTMQRAPDPRRRGPPKGLAALAAILGLGALLGDPLGWIDRMRADAWTGRGGIETTVLPDGSRVDLNTDTALALRFTEAERGVALLRGEAVFDVVPDPGRPFVVRGNGVRARAVGTRFFVRIDAAAPVGVAEGRVDVAIGAGETRLRAGEIAVRGDDSRPVARAGDVARAIAWREGKFTVSGQPLSQVLSELERYRRGRILLMDAALGGRRFSGTLDLRDTDAALDVLAAAMGLRLTRLTPLLVLVR
- the typA gene encoding translational GTPase TypA yields the protein MKLRNIAIIAHVDHGKTTLVDKLLQQSGTFRENQRVEERAMDSNDLEKERGITILAKATSVVWQDTRVNIVDTPGHADFGGEVERILSMVDGVIVLVDAAEGPMPQTKFVVGKALKIGLRPIVAINKVDRPDARINEVVNEVFDLFAALDATDEQLDFPILYGSGRNGWMAESPDASPDVGLAPLFDLVLKHVPQARVEEGPFRMLGTLLEANPFLGRIITGRIASGTVKPNQSIKVLSRDGKVVETGRVSKILAFRGLERAPIDVGEAGDIVSIAGLLKGTVADTFCDPAVNEPIQAQPIDPPTVTMSFIVNDSPLAGTEGDKVTSRMIRDRLFKEAEGNVTLKIEEAADKDSFYVSGRGELQLSILIETMRREGFEIAVSRPRVVLEKDEAGEILEPVEEVVIDVDEEYSGVVVQKMSERKAEMIEMRPSGGNRLRLVFHAPTRGLIGYQGELMTDTRGTAIMNRLFKAYEPYKGEIAGRRNGVLISNDKGEAVAYAMWNLEDRGPMMIEPGAKVYQGMIVGEHNRENDLEVNVLKGKKLTNIRTTSKDEAVRLTPPIRMTLEKALAWIQDDELMEVTPKSIRLRKIHLDPNERKRFERSKEALSA
- a CDS encoding cytochrome P450 encodes the protein MDMQAPPAGAVPRLVPPVPVPPERELPTLRFIAAMRVNGILCWPASAYEAPLRRRRLFGRTRFTVSDPDLVRRVLVDNAANYARTPISIRILRPMLGDGLLISEGTAWRHQRRTLAPAFTPRAVETLVPHILSASDEAVAALERPAARGPVDLFAALQRLALEIAGRTMFSVGMANHGDRLRGFLEAYAARLGRPHLTDLLVPLRFATPLDRARARFRRDWVAFLDGIIADRDKGQDERHQSEARDLLDLLRAARDPETGRGFTHEELRDQVATMILAGHETTAVTLLWACTLLALSPEAQGAVAAEAASADKPFTRAVIEETLRLYPSAFVLARRAVGPDELGGEPVAAGDSVTISPWLLHRHRRLWRDPDAFDPGRFLPGAPPVPRFAYLPFGAGPRVCIGAAFALTEATLALSRIVGHFRIERADGRPVLPAAVVTTQPDHAPAFRLTRRA
- the minE gene encoding cell division topological specificity factor MinE — its product is MSVLTFLKPRGSGSVARERLQLILAHERAENGRPDLIITLREEILNVIAKHVTVERDKVQIKLDRGEGVSTLGVDIEFPVDAVLNQKPKAKRASA
- a CDS encoding methyl-accepting chemotaxis protein, yielding MRAIANLSIIAKLVVVFALVILAVCGSTIISWRSLGTIEETNRWRDHTYQVLLELDRLTASMVDRETGLRGYLVSADSAFLEPYHAGANAYGETMGRLRTLVADNAEQLRRLDALDTAAGQWTRDVAEREIALMRDEGTREQARRIEASGAGKTAMDTVRRIAAAMAGAEAGLLETRARIAEEAATASRFAVAAGLAALLVVAGLGILLLHGFVVRPVRRMTGLMSRLAEGDASVEIPFRERREEIGAMAKAVQVFKDNLIRTRALEEETALARAGAEAQRKAAMREMADSFELAVSSIVGTVSAAATELQATAQSMEGTASQTASQSNAAAAAAEEAATNVGTVAAAAEELGASVQEIARQVTGSTTLARNAVVEAEGTAQLVQDLSVAAAKIGDVVGLISTIAGQTNLLALNATIEAARAGEAGRGFAVVASEVKELANQTARATDEISGQIGQVQAITGQAVAAIGDIAARIREIDGLAGSIAAAVEEQGAATQEIVRNVSEASAGTGAVTGNVARVAAAAEETGAAASQVLVSASELSRQSEHLDGQVRHFLHTVRAA